The sequence below is a genomic window from Sorangiineae bacterium MSr12523.
CCTGCGCGGAGCGGGCGTGCAGACCCTGGCCGATCTCGCGGCCATCGCCGACGAGGTGATCTTCGCCCCGGGGCAGATCATCCTGGAGAGCGGCGCGCAGCGCGATCGCATCTTTTACACGCTCGAAGGCGACGTTCTCGCCACCCGGAAGAACCCGGAAATCGAGCGCTCCTTCGGCCCCGGCACCGCCGTAACCGGTGCGGCCTGCGTCGTCGAACCCGCCTGGGAAGCCCGCGCCGTCACCCGCGTGCGCGCTCTGACGATCAAGGTCGAAGACTGGTTCGACCTCGCCGAAGAGCACTTCGACATCGTGCTTGCCTCATTGGGATCCTTGGCCGGCGACCGCCTCCGCATCATGGAGCGCATGGCCGACGAGCATGGCGATATTTTGATGAAGTAACGGGGCACGGTCGCGACGTCGCGACAAGATGCGGCTCTGTTCTCAGAACCGACCGACCATCACGGGAACTGAGAGGGAGAGCCGGGAGTGATCTTCGAACGCCACCCCCAAGCCCACGACGCCGAGGACGAAAAAGCCCGTCGAAGCGCCATCTACTCGAACTTCTTCGCGCGCCCCGCCAGACCCCTGGAGCATGAAATCCTTCGAGGAGCGGATGCTATCGCCACTCACGCGATAGTGGAAATCAGTGGACAACGACATATCGCACGGGACGAGGCACACCCGCTCCCAAGCGCCTTGTGCAAAGCCTCGAGAAGTAGTCGCGACAAGCAGTGTCGCGACCACAAGCGAAACAAACCGCCTCGAAGAGGATCTTGCCGGCCAGCCTGTTGGCTTCGTCCTACTGACCATTATGACATTCATATACTCCTGTGCGTGACCCTAATGCTCTCCTCCGACTCCCTCTCGGGAGGGAGTGACCGCGCGAGGTTGCCTCTGCGTCGAGCGTCTCGACGCGCTGTGGTCGTGGGCAAGGCTGTCGTGTGGATCGCATTGCGATTATGCGGCTCGCTTTGCGGGAGCGCGCACCAAAGATGGCGCAAGTCTTACCGAGAGCTACTCGTCCTCTTTGGGCGGCGCGGGCGCGGGCGGGCCGCCGTCGGCGTGGGGGCCGATGTGGACGGCGCAGGTGGCCCAAGCTTCGTCGTTGCAGCGGTCTTTGGGGCCGGTGGCGACGCACGCGATGACCTTGGAGCCCTCGTGCTCGATGAGGCGGTCCAGGACGAAGCGGCAGCCGCGGATGCACGCGTCCTCGTTGCAACGGGACTTCGCCTTCACCTTGCACTCCTCGACGCAGTCGGACTCGGCCCGGCCTTGCGGCGCGCTCACGCGGCAGGCCATGGCCGTGGCGAGGGTTAGCGAGAGGAGTGCGCAGGGGACGAGGCGGCGGAGGAGCACCTGCGGAGCTTTAGCATGATTGGCCGCCGCTCCGCTTTACGTCAACGCAGCGCCATGAGCGACACGACGGACCAGCCGCCTTTTTCCAGATTGACCTCGGCGGTGCGGGAGACGCCGCGAGCATCGAGGCGAACGGTGTGTTTGCCCGCGGGAACGCGCACGCGCGTCACGGCGACGCGGGCGGGCAGCGTTTCCCAGCTGCGCGTGTCGGGTGTGTCGGCGGCGGTCAGCGCGATCATGCTGCCGATGGCGGCGATGAAGCCCACCGTGCTGTCGCGCCCGGCGACGGTCTTTACGCCCTCGCCCACGCCGACGCGGGCGAGGGCGCGCGTGATGGCGCTCGCCGCGACTCGGCCCTCGATGCTGTGCCACTCGGCGCGGACTTGCTTCTCGACGTCGACGGCTTCTTCCAGCCCCACGGAGCGACCATCGACGGAGGCCACGGGGATCGCGTAGCCACCCTGGCCCGGCGCCAAGGTGGGGTAATTGATCCAGATGGCCGCGCCCTCCACCGCGAGCTTGTTCGCCGCTTCGAGATCGTGCGGATTGATCGCGCTGGAGAAGTACGTGAGCGCCAACCCGATGGGGATGCGGTTGGCGATCTTGTGCGGCACGCGGCCGTAGCCGACGACCAGGATGATCTCCGCCTCGCCCGTTTGCTCGACCGGCCTACTCGGGGCCTCCGCCGCGAGCGTATTCAGGCGCGGGCTCTTGTACGATGCACTCTGCATCAACGTTCGCGTCGGCGTCCGCAACGAGCTGAAACCCTGGAAGGCCAGAGCATCGTCGTAAAAACGAAGCGCTTCGTCCGGCTGGCCGCTCTTTTCGTACGTGAGCCCCGCCAGAAAGCCGCCCAGGCCGATGACCGGGTTGTCCTTCTGCCCGAGGTTGTCGACCACGTAACGCTGCATCACGCTCAACCGGCGCGACTCGACGCGCGCCCCGCTCAAGTCACCCCGCTCGAGGTAGTTGATCATGTTGAGCGTGTTGATGAGCAGCTTCTCGTACGGCGGTGCCTTGTAGCGCCCCGCCGAGTCGGAAAAGATGTATTGCCCGATGGTGTCGCTCGCATTGCGCGACAGATCGAGCAGGTCGATGGCTTTGTCGGCCGCCTCGAAGTCGCGCTGGCTGTTGGGGAACTGCGCGAGCGACTGCTGAATGCTTGCGCGATCCAACACCAAGAGCGCGTTGTCGCCTTGGATGTCGGCCGGCAGGTCCTTGTCCGACTTGACGTCGATTTCGTCGTTGATGGACGAAATGGCGGCCTTCGGCTGCCCCTCGTCGAGCGCGGTGCGCATCTTCAGCGTGCGCGCCTCGTGCCCTCCACACCCGACGAGTCCAGCGATGGTTGCCAGAGCAACTAGAGAAAGACGTCTCACTTCACCATCTTGGTAATGTAAGCCTTGTGCTGCCATCGGATGGCGCTCGTTTCGACCTCGATGACCTGCATGTAAAAGAAGTACTGCACGCGGCGCGCATCGTCCGTGCGCTCGTCCGAGGTGGAGACTTTGCCGGTGACGAAGTACTTGGCCCCGAGCTGGCGCCCGTACTGCGCCACGTGCGCCGGGTTGAAGACCGCATTTCGGTGGCCTTCCACCTCCGCGATCATCTGATTTTGACGCTCGCGTGAAATCATCGTGACGACGCCGGAGTCGACCAGCCAGGTCTCGGCCTCGCTCAGGATCGTGGTGAGTTGCGACTCGATGTGTTCGCTCGTCTCGTTCTGAAACGGGAAGACCGCCACGGTGTCGGCGCCACGATGAGTGCGCCAGAGGTCCATGATGGGCGCGTTGCGCAGGTTGTTCAGATTTTCCGAGAGCATCCGCTGGATGTCGTCTTTGTCGAGCCCGGTGCTCATGGCCGCGTTGTCGATGCTCGGATCGTGCGAATCGCGAACGTACTCTTTGCCACCGCAGGCCGGGGTGAACGCTCCCAGGGCAACAACGGAAGCCAGGCCAGCCATCACGGAACGAATGCTCATCATGTTTGTCCTCGGTAACACAATTCCACGGGTAGAAAATAGACGCCGGGGTGAAAGTTCAAGCGTAGCTACGCGCGACCAATGCGAAAACCGGTCCCACCCGCGGAGCCCTCCGAGAGATTTGAACAGGGAGGCGGGGAGGCGGGGAGTTTTTTTGTTTTTCAGTTGGCTCACGAAGCCAACTGAAAACCCCAAAAAGCCTAGGCACGCGGTGGGATTCGCGTCGTTTCCCTCCCCGCCTCCCCCCCTCCCTGTAAATTCTCTTGGAGGTGCCGCGGGAGAACGGGCGGTCTCGCAACGGGCGTAATCGGGAATCCACAGGGATCAGGACTGGTCGGCGATGGCGCGGGCCATGGTCGACTCGAGTTCGGCCGCGCCTTGCATGCCTTCGAGCTTGTGCTCGCCGATGAAGATGGTGGGCAGTCCGCGGGATTTGGAGGCGCGAAACTCCGCAGTCTCCTTTTG
It includes:
- a CDS encoding penicillin-binding protein activator LpoB, with protein sequence MMSIRSVMAGLASVVALGAFTPACGGKEYVRDSHDPSIDNAAMSTGLDKDDIQRMLSENLNNLRNAPIMDLWRTHRGADTVAVFPFQNETSEHIESQLTTILSEAETWLVDSGVVTMISRERQNQMIAEVEGHRNAVFNPAHVAQYGRQLGAKYFVTGKVSTSDERTDDARRVQYFFYMQVIEVETSAIRWQHKAYITKMVK